From the Manis pentadactyla isolate mManPen7 chromosome 7, mManPen7.hap1, whole genome shotgun sequence genome, one window contains:
- the LOC118924985 gene encoding protein transport protein Sec61 subunit gamma translates to MDQVMQFVEPSRQFVKDSIRLVKRCTKPDRKEFQKIAMATAIGFAIMGFIGFFVKLIHIPINNIIVGG, encoded by the exons ATGGATCAGGTAATGCAGTTCGTTGAGCCAAGTCGGCAGTTTGTGAAGGACTCAATTCGGCTGGTTAAAAGATGTACCAAACCTGATAGAAAAg AATTCCAGAAGATTGCCATGGCAACAGCAATAGGATTTGCTATAATGGGATTCATTGGCTTTTTTGTGAAACTGATCCATATCCCTATTAATAACATAATTGT